A window of Callospermophilus lateralis isolate mCalLat2 chromosome 13, mCalLat2.hap1, whole genome shotgun sequence contains these coding sequences:
- the Ppp1r12b gene encoding protein phosphatase 1 regulatory subunit 12B isoform X11, with protein sequence MSSLYTRSKEFTRNRKSQSDSPPASPSPTAKTLRHERLSRLESGGGNPTTSDSYGDRASARARREAREARLASLTSRVEEDSNRDYKKLYESALTENQKLKTKLQEAQLELADIKSKLEKMAQQKQEKTSDRSSMLEMEKRERRALERKMSEMEEEMKVLTELKSDNQRLKDENGALIRVISKLSK encoded by the exons ATGTCCTCTTTATATACTCGAAGTAAAGAATTCACACGGAATAGGAAATCTCAGTCTGATTCTCCCCCAGCATCTCCCTCCCCGACTGCCAAGACACTCCGA CATGAAAGACTTTCTAG GTTGGAATCAGGAGGTGGTAACCCTACGACCAGTGATTCTTATGGTGACCGAGCCTCAGCAAGAGCCCGTCGGGAAGCCCGGGAGGCTCGTCTAGCCAGCCTGACCAGCCGTGTGGAAGAGGACAGCAACAGGGATTATAAAAAA CTCTACGAGAGTGCCCTGactgaaaaccaaaaactgaAAACCAAACTTCAGGAGGCCCAGCTAGAGCTAGCAGATATAAAATCCAAGCTTGAGAAGATGGCCCAG CAGAAACAAGAAAAGACCTCTGACCGATCATCAATGCTAGAAATGGAGAAACGG GAGAGACGAGCCTTGGAGCGGAAAAtgtcagaaatggaagaagagaTGAAG GTGTTAACAGAACTGAAATCTGACAACCAGAGACTGAAAGATGAAAATGGTGCCCTCATCAGAGTGATCAGCAAACTGTCCAAATAG